In one window of Nocardia brasiliensis DNA:
- a CDS encoding L,D-transpeptidase, with amino-acid sequence MHVASHTGSPAAHRRGARLPRRLRAGALLSATIAAAGVLLVAPASAEPFPWFGSGSAGSANEPAPQPNFAPPSINIADGEVVGVAQPIIINFKEPVPDHALAEKFIKITSSQPAPGHFYWRGDKQVRWRPNDYWPDNIDVRVEAGGTSSAFRIGDAFVSTADDNTHMITVTRNGEVVKTMPTSMGKPKHETPNGIYIVGEQLPKMIMDSSTYGVPTTDPEGYKLEVEYATRISNSGIFVHAAPWSVGQQGKSNTSHGCLNVSTENAKWFMENSRRGDPVVVENTQGGILSSSDGLGDWN; translated from the coding sequence ATGCATGTCGCTTCGCACACCGGGTCGCCAGCCGCGCACCGCAGAGGCGCTCGGTTGCCGCGCCGGTTGCGCGCGGGCGCCCTGCTGTCCGCGACGATCGCGGCCGCCGGCGTCCTCCTGGTCGCCCCAGCCAGCGCCGAGCCGTTCCCCTGGTTCGGTTCCGGGTCCGCCGGTTCGGCCAACGAGCCGGCACCACAGCCGAACTTCGCGCCGCCGTCGATCAACATCGCCGACGGCGAGGTCGTCGGGGTGGCGCAGCCGATCATCATCAACTTCAAGGAGCCGGTGCCCGACCACGCGCTCGCCGAGAAGTTCATCAAGATCACCTCGTCGCAGCCCGCGCCGGGCCACTTCTACTGGCGCGGCGACAAGCAGGTGCGCTGGCGGCCGAACGACTACTGGCCCGACAACATCGACGTGCGGGTGGAGGCAGGCGGCACGAGCAGCGCGTTCCGGATCGGCGACGCGTTCGTCAGCACCGCCGACGACAACACCCACATGATCACCGTCACCCGCAACGGCGAGGTGGTCAAGACGATGCCGACCTCGATGGGCAAGCCCAAGCACGAGACCCCGAACGGCATCTACATCGTCGGCGAGCAGCTGCCGAAGATGATCATGGACTCGTCCACCTACGGTGTGCCGACCACCGACCCCGAGGGCTACAAGCTCGAGGTCGAGTACGCGACCCGCATCTCCAACAGCGGCATCTTCGTGCACGCGGCCCCGTGGTCGGTCGGCCAGCAGGGCAAGTCCAACACCAGCCACGGCTGCCTCAACGTGAGCACCGAGAACGCCAAGTGGTTCATGGAGAACTCGCGCCGCGGCGACCCGGTGGTCGTGGAGAACACCCAGGGCGGCATCCTGAGCTCCAGCGACGGTCTGGGCGACTGGAACTAG
- a CDS encoding carbohydrate ABC transporter permease produces the protein MRMRPERVLPQPRGRGWRGRPWQDYALFLVLVVPNLALLTLFVYRPLIDNIRLSFYDWNISDPVATFIGVENYREWWGRTDSWDIVTNTVVFTLAAVVGSMVLGLALALLLDRKLFGRNVVRSAIFAPFVISGAAIGVAFQFIFDPSFGLVQDVLHRIGVDKVPDFYQNPHWAMFMITVTYIWKNLGYSFVIYLAALQGVRAELMEAAEMDGASRWTTFTKVLLPQLRPTTFFLSITVLLNSLQVFDIINVMTRGGPLGTGTTTMVFQVYEESFRNFRAGYGATVATIMFLVLLTVTLIQVRVMDRNEQ, from the coding sequence GTGCGAATGCGGCCGGAGCGAGTTCTACCCCAACCGCGTGGACGTGGCTGGCGCGGCCGACCCTGGCAGGACTACGCGCTGTTCCTCGTGCTCGTGGTACCCAACCTGGCGCTGCTGACGCTGTTCGTCTATCGGCCGTTGATCGACAACATCCGGCTCTCGTTCTACGACTGGAACATCTCCGACCCGGTGGCCACGTTCATCGGCGTCGAGAACTACCGCGAGTGGTGGGGCCGCACGGATTCCTGGGACATCGTCACCAACACCGTGGTGTTCACCCTGGCCGCGGTGGTCGGCAGCATGGTGCTCGGCCTCGCGCTCGCGCTGCTGCTGGACCGGAAGCTGTTCGGACGCAACGTGGTCCGCTCGGCGATCTTCGCGCCGTTCGTGATCTCAGGCGCCGCCATCGGCGTCGCCTTCCAGTTCATCTTCGATCCGAGCTTCGGCCTGGTGCAGGACGTGCTGCACCGGATCGGCGTGGACAAGGTGCCGGACTTCTATCAGAACCCGCACTGGGCGATGTTCATGATCACGGTGACCTACATCTGGAAGAACCTCGGCTACAGCTTCGTGATCTATCTGGCCGCGCTGCAAGGGGTTCGGGCCGAGTTGATGGAGGCGGCCGAGATGGACGGCGCGAGCCGCTGGACCACCTTCACCAAAGTGCTGCTGCCGCAGCTGCGCCCGACCACCTTCTTCCTCTCGATCACCGTGCTGCTGAATTCGCTGCAGGTCTTCGACATCATCAACGTGATGACCCGCGGCGGGCCACTCGGCACCGGGACGACGACCATGGTGTTCCAGGTCTACGAGGAGTCCTTCCGCAACTTCCGGGCCGGTTACGGCGCGACCGTCGCCACCATCATGTTCCTGGTGCTGCTGACCGTCACGCTGATCCAGGTGCGCGTCATGGATCGGAACGAACAGTGA
- a CDS encoding carbohydrate ABC transporter permease, producing the protein MVLGYAAMVCVLIIVGVPLFWIFITSFKERPDIYVQPAVYWPHSWRPENYSDATTTLPFWTFLRNSVIVTGVVSAVKFVLGVFSAYGLVFLRFPGKNVVFLVIIAALMVPNQITVISNYALVAQLGWRNTLVGIIVPLCGVAFGTFLMRNHFLSLPSEVIEAARMDGANWWRLLTRVVLPMSGPTMVAFAVVTLVNEWNEYLWPFLMADGPEVATLPVGLTLLQNTENPSVTNWGPVMAGTLLTMLPILLVFLALQRHMIKGLTSGAVKG; encoded by the coding sequence ATGGTGCTCGGTTACGCGGCCATGGTGTGCGTGCTGATCATCGTCGGGGTGCCGCTGTTCTGGATCTTCATCACCTCGTTCAAGGAGCGGCCCGACATCTACGTGCAGCCCGCGGTGTACTGGCCGCACAGCTGGCGGCCGGAGAACTACAGCGACGCCACCACGACGTTGCCGTTCTGGACCTTCCTGCGCAATTCGGTGATCGTCACCGGTGTCGTGTCCGCGGTGAAGTTCGTGCTCGGGGTGTTCAGCGCGTACGGGCTGGTGTTCCTGCGCTTTCCCGGCAAGAACGTGGTGTTCCTGGTGATCATCGCGGCGCTGATGGTGCCGAACCAGATCACCGTGATCTCCAACTACGCGCTGGTTGCCCAGCTCGGCTGGCGAAACACGCTGGTGGGCATCATCGTTCCGCTCTGTGGCGTCGCCTTCGGCACCTTCTTGATGCGCAACCACTTCCTGTCGCTGCCCTCGGAGGTGATCGAGGCGGCGCGGATGGACGGCGCGAACTGGTGGCGGCTGCTCACCAGGGTGGTGCTGCCGATGTCCGGGCCGACCATGGTCGCGTTCGCGGTGGTCACGCTGGTCAACGAATGGAACGAGTACCTGTGGCCGTTCCTGATGGCCGACGGTCCCGAGGTCGCGACGCTGCCGGTCGGGCTCACCCTGCTGCAGAACACCGAGAACCCGAGCGTCACCAACTGGGGGCCGGTGATGGCGGGCACGCTGCTCACGATGCTGCCGATCCTGCTGGTGTTCCTTGCGCTGCAACGTCACATGATCAAAGGCCTCACCTCGGGTGCGGTCAAGGGTTAG
- a CDS encoding ABC transporter substrate-binding protein: MSTSQFPALSRRGFLGLAGTVAAGAVLTACAGTGGGSKQSGDSNTINFWSNHPGSSKDQETELIKRFTEKFPDLKVNLIDAGKNYEEVSQKFNAALSGGELPDVVVLSDVWWFNYALNGSIEPLDGHFGDAGVRLDDYVDSLASDYLFNGKHYALPYSRSTPLFYYNKDVWAKAGLPDRGPNSWQEFDEWGPKIQSVVGDGKLAHGWGDAKNYLAWTFQGPNWTFGGAYSDEWTLKFTDPGTIAAGQFLREMIHTKKYAGIKPQIAVDFGTGVIASTIASTGDLKGIKQNAEGKLAFGTAFLPHPNGPGVTTGGAGLAIPARISDQRKINALKFIEFITNPTNTAYFSQQTGYMPVRKSAVTDPTEQDFLAKNPNAKVAIDQLPLTKSQDYARVFVPGGDQIIGTGLEQIGLQNADPATVFGNVTSQLQAIIDRQITPKLPK, translated from the coding sequence GTGTCCACTTCTCAGTTCCCCGCGCTGTCGCGGCGCGGATTCCTCGGGCTGGCCGGCACTGTCGCCGCGGGTGCTGTCCTCACCGCGTGCGCGGGCACCGGCGGTGGGTCCAAGCAGTCCGGCGACTCCAACACGATCAACTTCTGGTCCAACCACCCGGGCAGCTCGAAGGACCAGGAAACCGAGCTGATCAAGCGGTTCACCGAGAAGTTCCCCGACCTGAAGGTCAACCTGATCGACGCGGGCAAGAACTACGAGGAGGTGTCGCAGAAGTTCAACGCGGCGCTGTCCGGCGGTGAGCTGCCCGATGTCGTTGTGCTGTCGGATGTCTGGTGGTTCAACTACGCGCTCAACGGTTCCATCGAACCGCTCGACGGGCACTTCGGCGACGCCGGTGTGCGCCTCGACGACTACGTCGACTCGCTGGCCTCGGACTACCTGTTCAACGGCAAGCACTACGCGCTCCCGTACTCCCGCTCGACGCCGCTGTTCTACTACAACAAGGACGTCTGGGCGAAAGCCGGTCTGCCCGACCGCGGTCCGAACAGCTGGCAGGAATTCGACGAGTGGGGCCCGAAGATCCAGTCGGTGGTCGGCGACGGCAAACTCGCGCACGGCTGGGGCGATGCGAAGAACTACCTGGCCTGGACCTTCCAGGGACCGAACTGGACCTTCGGCGGCGCGTACTCCGACGAGTGGACGCTGAAGTTCACCGACCCCGGCACCATCGCGGCGGGCCAGTTCCTGCGCGAGATGATCCACACCAAGAAGTACGCGGGCATCAAGCCGCAGATCGCCGTCGACTTCGGCACCGGCGTGATCGCCTCGACCATCGCCTCCACCGGTGACCTCAAGGGCATCAAGCAGAACGCCGAGGGCAAGCTGGCGTTCGGCACCGCGTTCCTGCCGCATCCGAACGGTCCCGGCGTCACCACCGGCGGTGCGGGCCTGGCGATTCCGGCGCGGATCTCCGATCAGCGCAAGATCAACGCGCTCAAGTTCATCGAGTTCATCACCAACCCGACGAACACCGCGTACTTCTCCCAGCAGACCGGATACATGCCGGTGCGCAAGTCGGCCGTGACCGACCCGACCGAGCAGGACTTCCTCGCGAAGAACCCGAACGCTAAGGTCGCCATCGACCAGCTGCCGCTGACCAAGTCGCAGGACTACGCGCGGGTGTTCGTGCCGGGCGGCGACCAGATCATCGGCACCGGACTCGAACAGATCGGCCTGCAGAACGCCGATCCGGCAACGGTTTTCGGCAACGTCACCAGTCAGCTGCAAGCCATCATCGACCGGCAGATCACGCCGAAGCTGCCCAAGTAG
- a CDS encoding ABC transporter ATP-binding protein, giving the protein MATVQFESVTHLYPGAPTPAVDSLDIDIADGEFIVLVGPSGCGKSTSLRMLAGLESVEDGRILIGGKDVTGLPPRARDVAMVFQSYALYPNMTVAQNMGFALRNAGMNKADTMARVQEAAKMLELEPLLDRKPAKLSGGQRQRVAMGRAIVRRPQVFCMDEPLSNLDAKLRVSTRSQIAALQKRLGTTTVYVTHDQVEAMTMGDRVAVLLDGKLQQIAAPRELYDNPVNTFVAGFIGSPGMNLLEAPVRDGAAVLDDLRIPLPRTAQAGERVIVGIRPESWEVTTDADGLTVAAELLEELGAESFVYSHGVAEGWNSRSGKVVARVDRRFQVALGDQLRLRPKLDDVFFFDATTETRL; this is encoded by the coding sequence ATGGCAACCGTGCAGTTCGAGAGCGTCACGCACCTGTATCCCGGTGCGCCGACGCCCGCTGTCGACAGCCTCGACATCGACATCGCCGACGGCGAATTCATCGTGCTCGTCGGCCCTTCCGGCTGCGGGAAGTCGACCAGCCTGCGCATGCTGGCCGGGCTGGAGTCGGTGGAGGACGGCCGGATCCTGATCGGCGGCAAGGACGTCACGGGTCTGCCGCCGCGCGCCCGCGATGTCGCCATGGTGTTCCAGAGCTACGCGCTGTATCCGAACATGACCGTCGCGCAGAACATGGGCTTCGCGCTGCGCAACGCGGGCATGAACAAGGCCGACACCATGGCCCGGGTGCAGGAGGCGGCCAAGATGCTCGAGCTCGAACCGCTGCTGGACCGCAAACCCGCGAAACTGTCCGGCGGACAACGGCAACGGGTCGCGATGGGCCGCGCGATCGTGCGCAGGCCGCAGGTATTCTGCATGGACGAGCCGCTGTCCAACCTGGACGCGAAGCTGCGCGTGAGCACCCGGTCGCAGATCGCCGCCTTGCAGAAGCGGCTCGGCACCACCACCGTCTACGTCACACACGATCAGGTGGAGGCGATGACGATGGGCGACCGGGTCGCCGTGCTGCTCGACGGCAAGTTGCAGCAGATCGCCGCGCCGCGGGAGCTGTACGACAACCCGGTGAACACCTTCGTCGCCGGCTTCATCGGCTCACCGGGGATGAACCTGCTCGAGGCGCCGGTGCGCGACGGGGCGGCCGTGCTCGACGACCTGCGAATCCCGTTGCCGCGCACCGCGCAAGCCGGCGAGCGGGTGATCGTCGGCATCCGCCCGGAGTCGTGGGAGGTCACCACCGACGCCGACGGACTCACCGTCGCCGCCGAACTGCTCGAGGAACTCGGCGCCGAATCCTTCGTCTACAGCCACGGCGTGGCCGAGGGCTGGAACAGCCGCTCCGGCAAGGTGGTCGCCCGCGTCGACCGCCGCTTCCAGGTCGCCCTCGGCGACCAACTGCGCCTACGCCCCAAACTCGACGACGTCTTCTTCTTCGACGCCACCACCGAAACCCGCCTCTGA
- a CDS encoding type II toxin-antitoxin system VapC family toxin, which translates to MAENYLVDSAVFLRWFIDQDGYEHAREVQQRFIDGAISLETVDFARVEVAGVLRKKGLLTRRLTREGFVAAVRVIDDLGVVVHEITADRLELAADLAARKRLGMYDALFAQLAIERRIPLLTADAKLCTALAGEVETELLRSGGRKDDSA; encoded by the coding sequence GTGGCTGAAAACTACCTCGTCGATAGCGCCGTGTTTCTGCGTTGGTTCATCGATCAGGATGGATACGAGCATGCCCGTGAGGTGCAGCAGCGCTTCATAGATGGAGCCATCTCGCTCGAGACGGTTGATTTCGCACGAGTTGAAGTGGCGGGAGTGCTGCGCAAGAAGGGACTGTTGACGAGACGGTTGACCCGCGAAGGGTTCGTTGCGGCGGTTCGAGTGATTGATGACCTAGGGGTTGTAGTGCACGAGATCACAGCCGATCGATTGGAGCTCGCAGCAGACCTGGCTGCGCGCAAACGGTTAGGAATGTACGATGCGTTGTTCGCGCAGTTGGCCATCGAGCGCCGCATACCGTTGCTGACTGCCGACGCCAAGCTGTGTACCGCTCTGGCAGGTGAGGTCGAAACCGAACTCCTGCGCAGCGGCGGCCGCAAAGACGATTCTGCCTAG
- a CDS encoding M13 family metallopeptidase encodes MTSELTSPSGIDLSYRDQGVRVQDDLFAHVNGKWLDDYEIPADRAVDGAFRTLYDQAERDVQAIIERASAAAAEPGSDARKIGDLFTSFMDTETVAAAGLAPISAELAAINDVADRGAFAALLGRLQRTGVGGAVGCYVDTDDKNSARYLMHLTQSGLGLPDESYYRQDEHAEIRTAYIAHVGRMFAIAATDPRIADLLPRELDTVGQRVFELERKLAAGHWDVVRRRDAERSYNLTTFAALVAEHPEFDWAAWTSALTEHVSASGPEAFAEVVVRQPDYLRTFAQVWSAESVADWQAWAAWRVLRARAPYLTDALVAENFAFYGRTLTGAEEIRDRWKRGVALVQDLLGEAVGKLYVAEHFPPEAKARMVELVANLREAYRRNIAQLDWMGADTRAAALAKLEKFTPKIGYPDKWRDYSDVRIDPADLVGNYRNGYAADHDRDLNKLGGPVDRDEWFMTPQTVNAYYNPGMNEIVFPAAILQPPFFDMNADDAANYGGIGAVIGHEIGHGFDDQGAKYDGDGNMVDWWTDEDRAEFGKRTKALIEQYNVLSPKDLSDEHTVNGEFTIGENIGDLGGLSIALQAYKISLDGAEAPVIDGLTGLQRVFYGWAQVWRTKARAEEAIRRLTVDPHSPPEFRCNAVVRNIDSFHEAFDVTPEDALYLPPESRVRIW; translated from the coding sequence GTGACTTCCGAGCTGACCAGTCCCTCCGGCATTGATCTGTCCTATCGTGACCAGGGCGTACGGGTGCAGGACGACCTGTTCGCGCATGTCAACGGCAAATGGCTGGACGACTACGAGATCCCCGCCGACCGTGCGGTGGACGGCGCCTTCCGCACGCTGTACGACCAGGCTGAGCGCGACGTACAGGCGATCATCGAGCGGGCCTCCGCCGCGGCCGCCGAGCCGGGTAGCGACGCGCGCAAGATCGGCGACCTGTTCACCAGCTTCATGGACACCGAGACGGTCGCCGCCGCGGGTCTCGCCCCGATCTCCGCCGAGCTCGCCGCGATCAACGACGTCGCCGACCGCGGCGCGTTCGCGGCCCTGCTCGGCCGGTTGCAGCGCACCGGCGTCGGCGGCGCCGTCGGGTGCTACGTCGACACCGATGACAAGAACTCCGCCCGCTACCTGATGCACCTCACCCAGTCCGGCCTCGGCCTGCCCGACGAGTCGTACTACCGGCAGGACGAGCACGCCGAGATCCGGACCGCCTACATCGCGCACGTAGGGCGCATGTTCGCCATCGCCGCGACCGACCCGCGCATCGCCGACCTGCTGCCGCGGGAGCTGGACACCGTCGGGCAGCGGGTGTTCGAGCTGGAACGCAAGCTCGCCGCCGGGCACTGGGACGTGGTGCGCCGCCGCGACGCCGAGCGCAGCTACAACCTGACGACCTTCGCCGCACTGGTGGCCGAGCATCCCGAGTTCGACTGGGCGGCATGGACTTCGGCGCTGACCGAGCACGTCAGCGCGTCCGGCCCCGAGGCATTCGCCGAAGTCGTTGTCCGGCAACCGGATTACCTGCGCACCTTCGCGCAGGTGTGGTCGGCCGAGTCGGTGGCGGATTGGCAGGCCTGGGCGGCGTGGCGGGTATTGCGGGCGCGCGCACCGTATCTCACCGACGCCCTGGTCGCGGAGAACTTCGCCTTCTACGGGCGCACCCTCACCGGTGCCGAGGAGATCCGGGACCGGTGGAAGCGCGGCGTCGCGCTGGTGCAGGACCTGCTCGGCGAGGCGGTCGGCAAACTGTATGTGGCCGAGCACTTTCCGCCAGAGGCCAAGGCCAGGATGGTGGAATTGGTCGCCAACCTGCGGGAGGCCTACCGGCGCAACATCGCCCAGCTGGACTGGATGGGCGCCGATACCAGGGCGGCCGCGCTGGCCAAGCTGGAGAAGTTCACCCCGAAGATCGGCTACCCGGACAAGTGGCGCGACTACTCCGACGTCCGCATCGACCCCGCCGACCTGGTCGGCAACTACCGCAACGGGTACGCCGCCGATCACGACCGTGACCTGAACAAGCTCGGCGGCCCGGTCGATCGCGACGAGTGGTTCATGACGCCGCAGACGGTGAACGCCTACTACAACCCGGGCATGAACGAGATCGTCTTCCCCGCCGCGATCCTGCAGCCGCCGTTTTTCGACATGAACGCCGACGACGCCGCCAACTACGGTGGCATCGGCGCGGTGATCGGCCACGAGATCGGGCACGGGTTCGACGATCAGGGCGCCAAGTACGACGGCGACGGCAACATGGTCGACTGGTGGACCGACGAGGATCGCGCCGAATTCGGTAAGCGGACAAAGGCTTTGATCGAGCAGTACAACGTGCTCTCGCCCAAGGACCTGTCCGACGAGCACACCGTGAACGGCGAATTCACCATCGGCGAGAACATCGGCGATCTCGGCGGCCTGTCCATCGCGCTGCAGGCCTACAAGATCTCACTCGACGGCGCCGAGGCCCCGGTGATCGACGGTCTCACCGGTCTGCAGCGCGTCTTCTACGGCTGGGCTCAGGTGTGGCGCACCAAGGCCCGTGCCGAGGAGGCCATCCGCCGCCTCACCGTCGACCCGCACTCCCCGCCCGAGTTCCGCTGCAACGCGGTCGTCCGCAACATCGACAGCTTCCACGAAGCCTTCGACGTAACCCCCGAGGACGCCCTCTACCTGCCCCCCGAATCCCGCGTCCGCATCTGGTAG
- a CDS encoding DUF397 domain-containing protein, with the protein MATTSTHRSVSTGWFTSTRSNNGNQCVEVRFDGTAVLVRDSKYRRDPANRPADEPVITVTALDWTAFLDALRAGRRTEGSLVADTAADGHTTLRHGDTVLTYTPAEWDAFLLGAHDGEFDRVASTV; encoded by the coding sequence ATGGCCACCACCTCTACCCACCGGTCAGTTTCCACCGGCTGGTTCACCTCGACCCGGTCGAACAACGGCAACCAGTGTGTCGAGGTCCGGTTCGACGGCACCGCGGTGCTCGTCCGGGACAGCAAATACCGCCGGGATCCGGCCAATCGCCCCGCCGACGAACCCGTCATCACCGTCACCGCGCTCGACTGGACCGCGTTCCTCGACGCTTTGCGCGCCGGAAGGCGAACGGAGGGTTCGCTGGTCGCCGACACCGCCGCCGATGGCCACACCACCTTGCGGCACGGCGACACCGTGCTCACCTACACCCCCGCTGAATGGGATGCCTTCCTGCTCGGTGCGCACGACGGCGAATTCGACCGCGTCGCGTCTACCGTCTGA
- a CDS encoding DUF5753 domain-containing protein, translated as MAPVSPTVARWELVLRLRELRELRGFDSAGFAKRVGFTPANWSHVEKGRRVLTTNTIGPVLELLEVEAEERAELLALLDASKQRGWWTRSSALIGPELQRLYGMEFGAQSIRSYDSLVVPGLLQTEDYARALISADVMIRPVQVEQLVAIRMRRQQRLRGADPVELTAVIGEGTLLQQTGGPEVLRGQLTHLAELIDELDTVEVRVIPFTATAGAVLGGSSFHLIDFAGEQLPTFGWAESAVFGGAVDDPELVRDLSFAYVRAQEQSLARDESSTLIRAYAGV; from the coding sequence ATGGCACCCGTCTCGCCTACCGTTGCCCGCTGGGAACTGGTGCTTCGGCTGCGGGAGCTGCGCGAATTGCGCGGGTTCGATTCGGCGGGTTTCGCCAAGCGCGTCGGCTTCACCCCCGCCAATTGGTCACATGTGGAAAAGGGCAGACGGGTACTGACCACCAACACCATCGGCCCGGTGCTCGAATTGCTCGAGGTGGAGGCCGAGGAGCGGGCCGAATTGCTCGCCCTGCTCGACGCGAGCAAGCAGCGCGGCTGGTGGACCAGATCGTCGGCGCTGATCGGGCCCGAGTTGCAGCGGCTCTACGGCATGGAATTCGGCGCGCAGAGCATCCGCAGCTACGACAGTCTGGTGGTGCCGGGGCTGTTGCAGACCGAGGACTACGCCCGCGCGCTGATCAGTGCCGACGTGATGATTCGCCCCGTGCAGGTCGAGCAGCTGGTCGCGATTCGGATGCGCAGACAGCAGCGATTACGCGGCGCCGATCCGGTCGAACTCACGGCCGTGATCGGCGAGGGCACCCTGCTGCAGCAGACCGGCGGCCCCGAGGTATTGCGCGGGCAGCTGACCCATCTGGCCGAGCTGATCGACGAGCTCGACACCGTCGAGGTACGGGTCATCCCGTTCACCGCGACCGCGGGCGCGGTGCTCGGCGGGTCCAGTTTTCATCTCATAGATTTCGCGGGCGAGCAGCTGCCGACCTTCGGCTGGGCCGAGAGCGCGGTGTTCGGCGGGGCGGTCGACGACCCGGAGCTGGTCCGCGATCTCAGCTTCGCTTACGTTCGCGCACAAGAACAATCGCTGGCCCGTGACGAGTCATCGACCCTGATCAGAGCCTATGCCGGCGTGTAA
- a CDS encoding DUF4190 domain-containing protein, translating to MSQYPPPPDQYGQYPPPPGYPPPGQQPGQYWQESPKGKGLAITALVLGIIALLTSWTVVGGFLFGVFALIFGIIAAVKARSGRAGGTGMAITGLVLGIFGMIIAAVLAVVGYSFFVDSGGKDFIDCVSKAGNDQAKLDQCEREWNQKLENRFSITLTPQPVPTR from the coding sequence ATGTCGCAATACCCGCCCCCTCCAGACCAATACGGCCAATATCCTCCGCCGCCCGGATACCCGCCGCCGGGTCAGCAACCCGGTCAGTACTGGCAGGAGTCGCCCAAGGGCAAGGGTCTCGCGATCACCGCGCTGGTCCTCGGCATCATCGCGCTGCTCACCAGCTGGACCGTGGTCGGTGGCTTCCTGTTCGGCGTCTTCGCGCTGATCTTCGGCATCATCGCGGCGGTCAAGGCCAGGTCAGGTCGTGCGGGCGGGACGGGCATGGCCATCACCGGCCTGGTGCTCGGCATCTTCGGCATGATCATCGCGGCCGTGCTGGCCGTCGTCGGCTACAGCTTCTTCGTCGATTCCGGCGGCAAGGACTTCATCGACTGTGTCAGCAAGGCCGGCAACGACCAGGCCAAGCTCGACCAGTGCGAGCGGGAGTGGAACCAGAAGCTCGAGAATCGGTTCAGCATCACGCTGACACCGCAGCCTGTCCCAACGCGCTAG
- a CDS encoding pirin family protein, with the protein MSTLTTPHIDVHRAGDRMKTRVSWLDSKHSFSFGEHYDPDNTHHGLLLVNNEDIVLPGQGFETHPHRDMEIVTWVLGGSLVHQDSLGHSGVIYPGLAQRMSAGTGILHSEKNDSWRLDGAEHDEPVHFVQMWVVPDEPGLTPGYQQLEIDDALAGGGLVTVAAGLPRYRDRTAIAINSSHAALHVARMSGDADSVIDLPDAPYLHVFVARGEVEMEGVGTLDEGDAVRLTRTGGQRVRAHRPSEVLVWEMHARLGAQ; encoded by the coding sequence ATGTCCACACTCACGACACCACACATCGACGTCCATCGAGCAGGCGACCGCATGAAGACGCGGGTGTCCTGGCTGGATTCGAAGCACTCTTTCTCGTTCGGGGAGCACTACGATCCCGACAACACCCATCACGGCCTGCTGCTGGTCAACAACGAAGACATCGTATTGCCCGGTCAGGGCTTCGAAACCCACCCACACCGGGACATGGAGATCGTCACCTGGGTGCTCGGCGGCAGTCTGGTGCACCAGGATTCGCTCGGGCACAGCGGTGTCATCTATCCCGGTCTGGCCCAGCGGATGAGCGCGGGCACCGGCATCCTGCATTCGGAGAAGAACGATTCGTGGCGTCTCGACGGCGCCGAACACGACGAGCCGGTGCATTTCGTCCAGATGTGGGTGGTACCGGACGAGCCGGGGCTGACCCCGGGCTACCAGCAGCTGGAGATCGATGACGCGCTGGCCGGCGGCGGTTTGGTGACCGTGGCGGCGGGCCTGCCGCGCTATCGGGATCGCACCGCGATCGCCATCAACAGCAGTCACGCGGCGTTGCACGTGGCCAGGATGTCCGGCGACGCCGACTCGGTCATCGACCTGCCCGACGCGCCGTATCTGCACGTGTTCGTCGCGCGCGGCGAGGTGGAGATGGAAGGGGTCGGCACCCTGGACGAGGGCGACGCGGTCCGGCTGACTCGGACCGGTGGTCAGCGCGTACGCGCCCACCGGCCATCGGAGGTTCTGGTCTGGGAGATGCACGCCCGGTTGGGCGCGCAGTAG
- a CDS encoding NUDIX hydrolase, which produces MRPDTLASLEQQLRAQARRDGIAHFVVGVAVFRDGKLLVVRRVPDDYHGGMYELPGGGVESGESFADCVHRELFEETGLRVRTITDFLGGFDYATRTKSKVRKYSFVVTAEPGEVALAPGEHDAFAWIDAGALEQLPMAPDMRAAVSALVND; this is translated from the coding sequence ATGCGACCCGATACGCTCGCCAGTCTCGAGCAGCAGCTCCGCGCTCAGGCCCGCCGCGACGGCATCGCACACTTCGTCGTCGGCGTCGCGGTGTTCCGCGACGGCAAACTTCTGGTGGTGCGCCGGGTGCCCGACGACTATCACGGCGGCATGTACGAACTACCCGGTGGCGGCGTGGAATCCGGCGAGAGCTTCGCCGACTGCGTGCACCGGGAGCTGTTCGAGGAGACCGGCCTTCGGGTGCGCACGATCACCGACTTCCTCGGCGGCTTCGACTACGCGACCCGAACGAAATCCAAGGTGCGCAAGTACAGCTTCGTGGTCACGGCCGAACCGGGGGAGGTGGCGCTGGCCCCCGGCGAGCACGACGCGTTCGCCTGGATCGATGCGGGTGCGCTCGAGCAGCTGCCGATGGCACCCGATATGCGTGCGGCGGTCAGCGCCCTGGTCAACGACTAG